The following proteins are co-located in the Brevibacillus laterosporus DSM 25 genome:
- a CDS encoding MFS transporter: METVKKPHILSNPFIRVILLSGVFLQLGTWVRNFAILLYVMEITHNDPYAVSMISVAEFAPIFIFSFIGGTFADRWRPKRTMVWCDILSAVSVFGVLLTLMFGSWKAIFFVTLFSAILSQFSQPSAMKLFKQHVPAEQLQAGMAMFQTLMAIFMIVGPAIGTMVFQSFGIDVSIALTGVAFLVSAAVLYRLPADQKPKKNDATTGILKEMTDGFRYVWSKNVLRTLSFCFMMAGLAVGLLQPLGVFIVVEQLGLPKENLQWFLMTNGVAMLVGGALVMTISKKISAQKLLAIGMISSAISVIGISFSQNFMLALAFQFINGLFFPCIHIGVNTLILMSAEEDFVGRVNGVLSPLFSGMMVVMMSVSGVVKETFTLQGSYQIAGLFFVVGVFAVIPLFKLQLQKPQHTDNASQPASEPQPDS; encoded by the coding sequence GTGGAAACCGTAAAAAAACCGCATATCTTATCAAATCCATTTATACGCGTTATTCTATTGTCTGGAGTATTTTTACAGCTAGGCACTTGGGTGCGAAATTTTGCTATCCTTTTGTATGTTATGGAAATTACCCATAATGATCCTTATGCGGTCTCCATGATTTCTGTAGCGGAATTTGCTCCTATCTTTATTTTCTCATTTATAGGTGGGACGTTTGCTGACCGTTGGAGACCAAAAAGAACGATGGTGTGGTGCGATATTTTAAGTGCCGTTTCCGTTTTTGGTGTTCTACTTACTCTCATGTTTGGGTCTTGGAAAGCAATATTCTTTGTTACGCTGTTTTCTGCTATCTTGTCTCAATTTTCACAACCATCGGCAATGAAACTATTTAAACAGCATGTTCCAGCAGAACAGTTGCAAGCAGGAATGGCGATGTTTCAAACGCTAATGGCAATCTTCATGATTGTTGGACCAGCTATTGGTACCATGGTATTTCAGAGTTTTGGAATTGATGTTTCGATCGCCTTGACAGGAGTTGCGTTTTTAGTTTCAGCAGCCGTGCTGTATAGATTACCAGCCGATCAGAAGCCCAAAAAGAACGATGCTACCACAGGTATTTTAAAAGAAATGACTGACGGGTTCCGTTACGTCTGGTCAAAAAATGTATTACGGACTCTAAGTTTTTGCTTTATGATGGCAGGCTTAGCAGTGGGGTTATTACAGCCATTGGGTGTATTTATAGTAGTGGAGCAGTTAGGCTTACCTAAAGAGAATTTACAATGGTTTTTGATGACCAATGGTGTAGCTATGTTAGTAGGTGGGGCTTTGGTGATGACGATCTCTAAAAAAATCTCCGCTCAGAAACTATTAGCTATCGGTATGATTAGTAGTGCCATTTCGGTCATTGGAATTAGCTTTTCACAAAATTTTATGCTAGCACTTGCTTTTCAATTTATTAACGGATTATTCTTTCCCTGTATCCACATTGGGGTCAATACTTTGATCCTAATGTCCGCAGAAGAAGATTTTGTTGGACGGGTTAATGGAGTGCTTAGCCCCTTATTTTCCGGAATGATGGTTGTGATGATGAGCGTATCTGGTGTTGTAAAGGAAACTTTTACGTTACAAGGAAGCTACCAAATAGCAGGATTATTCTTTGTAGTCGGGGTCTTTGCGGTAATACCACTGTTTAAACTTCAGCTACAAAAGCCACAGCATACAGATAATGCGTCTCAACCAGCCTCTGAACCACAGCCGGACTCATAG
- a CDS encoding class II aldolase/adducin family protein: protein MNEPTNEQMQKEAKIKQDICEIGRKVYEKGFGAANDGNISVRLSTNEIWITPTGVSKGALQPEMLVKVNGQGEVLEGELRPTSEMKMHLKVYEMRPDIGGIVHVHPPYATAFAIAGLPLDFATLPESVVLLGTIPVAKYATPSTQALPESIASHVMNHQGVLLENHGALTWGKDLQTAYYLMESLEFTAKINWIARQMKGARELSVERVQELVALREKMGFMGETPVGVICPPGIDVCSASEQSTSIKESQTLTVKIDEQQMEQIVNRVTEAVISRLQLPKIK from the coding sequence ATGAACGAACCAACGAACGAACAGATGCAAAAGGAAGCTAAAATAAAACAGGATATCTGTGAGATTGGGCGCAAAGTATATGAAAAAGGCTTTGGTGCGGCTAACGATGGAAATATTTCGGTTCGTCTTTCTACCAACGAGATTTGGATCACTCCAACCGGTGTAAGTAAAGGAGCTTTGCAGCCAGAAATGCTGGTCAAAGTAAATGGACAAGGTGAAGTGTTAGAAGGAGAACTTCGGCCTACTTCTGAGATGAAAATGCACTTGAAAGTATACGAAATGCGTCCAGACATTGGTGGAATCGTTCATGTTCACCCTCCGTATGCTACAGCTTTTGCAATAGCGGGACTTCCATTAGATTTTGCAACTTTGCCAGAATCGGTAGTGCTCCTTGGGACCATACCTGTAGCGAAATATGCGACTCCCTCCACGCAGGCTCTCCCTGAGTCCATTGCTTCTCACGTCATGAACCACCAGGGGGTTCTGCTAGAAAACCACGGGGCACTTACATGGGGAAAAGATCTTCAAACCGCCTATTATTTGATGGAATCACTAGAATTTACCGCGAAAATTAACTGGATTGCAAGACAAATGAAGGGGGCTCGGGAATTGTCAGTAGAACGGGTACAAGAGCTGGTAGCGTTGCGAGAGAAAATGGGTTTCATGGGGGAGACACCAGTAGGAGTCATTTGTCCACCAGGAATTGATGTATGCTCTGCATCTGAACAGTCTACCTCAATCAAAGAATCTCAAACGCTGACTGTCAAAATAGATGAACAACAAATGGAACAGATTGTTAACCGGGTAACCGAGGCGGTTATTTCCCGGTTACAGCTTCCAAAAATAAAATAG